One region of Oncorhynchus keta strain PuntledgeMale-10-30-2019 chromosome 24, Oket_V2, whole genome shotgun sequence genomic DNA includes:
- the LOC118357662 gene encoding autism susceptibility gene 2 protein homolog isoform X6, which produces MEGPSQSSGFRQSRRSRSQRDRERRRRRVDLAEQRATSPSSGSEKELCGPGSVLGPGGRECRPGFTGPRHRPPRRRKRKSVYCEEDIIDGFSIASFNSFEALEMDCSMKPTQRAAMLMGRGSKRKRGPEENGKRPLSEPEEGALPSFSRSCWKRRKIEGGGILFLETGYVCDTESESADKASDSDMGPIFIVSTRKVLEAIPVSMASMGKGCPTLPLAGRCGLSRLAVTPRVSGLERSQERSLEPPYPEPLSTSPSFSCLPSLSPAMVARPGQLNGSSDGLRHTAHHNPSQPHSKHKSFLTFPGRHPSIYSMGINNRNGTSVKPPSSSAASSSLSIRPPTPSSSMSMSLIRGPGSLASLRPPSRAGSGAMFTPSPGLPPPPPLLTSHSGADQDLLRQDLLRQGLNSHFLASQDREGRRSVPGAELNGGGPGLSTPGGPSGASPSSGSSGRSSQAQPGIQPLAFQFHQHNHQHQHTHTHQHFTPFLHPTPSAPPPQHLFEKYGKMEGLYRNTFFPQYPPPPVPGIQPVLPPNGPFSSLQGAFQPKGTSPEMTARLGVVPHHLQPKDPRKPGKWCAMHVRVAWMILRHQKKVKLMQADPHKLDFRNEMLARLPGSGGLGTLGPLGGGLPSAHDLNRPASLFTATDPYGRSPPFTPLGALGSGAFGGLGSPTLANSSVFGHKEPPAVGGLPNPHDPWNRLHGGPPPLAGPSWAKGAEKRDERDTGKDIIHIKDEKDRDNMLYGRQPVRMSPVATAHSLQQHRGSTPVSHINGHGGPLGGPSSLTEDLTRRDGDKRLLLSVSSRPPPLGPSSSAAATDRDRPRSSSSSVLTTPPPSGLGAPSPLDLYPRKQPAVLHSLHSEPSHSSQREGGPPASSCSSATVTSLSQGKKPDRTNTPVPKPPPVKVKEERKEEPELVPISLPPPLPPNYDRPNSRPHHRSATPSSLSLTSTSGVSLPPPTPHNPHHHLSLLERSRAQAAIEAYLGSTQGGGGIVVGPGGERFSTHPHGPPQGHGQHPHSFQWDPWRELAAQQQQQQQRREAMALRSDPHLALRSDPHLARLLQAQHAQRFLEAERAAALAAAVAANSPHHHPPTSTSSVRQEFGLMAHHFDRPPQLGPPGGGLMDEQQRAQILREDFERARYFGMHAHPHLSGSHHPPGSHAAHLEQLHAGMLSHSHLHQPGASNSSPHHPGLYTRLGPLHTHHVPNGILAKTPAGLVGALSVGAPPPLIPSVTSRSSTPTRRLGGPGDLALYSSHKEGESR; this is translated from the exons ATGGAAGGTCCGAGTCAAAGCAGTGGGTTCAGACAGAGCCGACGCTCCCGTTCTCAACGAGACAGAGAGCGGCGCAGGAGAAGAGTAGACCTTGCTGAGCAGCGGGCCACATCGCCCTCCTCGGGCTCGGAAAAGGAGCTTTGCGGGCCAGGATCTGTACTCGGTCCTGGAGGTAGAGAATGTCGACCCGGGTTCACCGGCCCCAGACACAGGCCTCCTCGACGGAGGAAGCGCAAGTCGGTGTACTGTGAGGAGGACATCATCGATGGCTTCTCAATTGCCAGCTTCAACAGCTTTGAGGCCCTGGAG ATGGACTGCTCCATGAAGCCTACCCAGCGTGCCGCCATGCTCATGGGAAGGGGGAGCAAGAGGAAGAGGGGCCCGGAGGAGAATGGTAAAAGGCCCCTCTCAGAGCCCGAGGAAGGGGCCCTACCTAGCTTCTCCCGCAGCTGTTGGAAGAGGAGAAAGATTGAG GGTGGGGGCATCCTCTTCTTGGAGACTGGCTACGTC TGTGACACAGAGAGCGAGTCAGCAGATAAG GCCTCCGACAGTGACATGGGGCCAATATTCATTGTCAGCACAAGGAAAG TTTTGGAAGCTATCCCTGTGAGCATGGCCTCTATGGGCAAAGGCTGCCCTACACTTCCGCTGGCAGGCCGCTGTGGCCTCTCCCGGCTGGCGGTCACCCCGCGTGTCTCTGGTCTGGAGCGCAGCCAGGAGAGGAGTCTGGAGCCGCCTTACCCTGAGCCCCTGTCTACctcaccctccttctcctgcCTGCCGTCCCTCTCCCCGGCCATGGTCGCACGGCCCGGACAGCTCAACGGCAGCAGCGATGGCCTTCGCCACACCGCCCACCACAACCCCAGCCAGCCGCACTCCAAACACAAGTCCTTCCTCACCTTCCCCGGGcgacatccatccatctacagcaTGGGCATCAACAACAG GAACGGTACATCAGTCAAGCCCCCATCCTCTTCTGCTGCTTCTTCCTCGTTGTCTATACGACCCCCAACTCCCTCTTCCAGTATGTCGATGTCCCTAATTAGAGGTCCAGGGTCATTAGCATCTCTGCGCCCCCCTTCACGTGCTGGCTCTGGTGCCATGTTCACCCCCTCCCCTGggcttcctcctccacctcctctcctcacttcccaCTCAGGAGCAG ACCAGGACCTGCTGCGCCAGGACCTGCTGCGCCAGGGCCTGAACTCTCACTTCCTGGCCTCGCAGGATCGCGAGGGCCGCCGCAGCGTACCTGGGGCTGAGCTCAACGGTGGCGGGCCAGGCCTCTCTACTCCCGGTGGTCCATCGGGAGCCAGCCCCAGCTCGGGCTCCTCAGGCCGCTCCTCCCAGGCCCAGCCCGGAATTCAGCCCCTGGCCTTCCAGTTCCACCAGCACAACCACCAGCACCAGCATACACATACGCACCAACACTTCACCCCCTTCCTGCACCCCACTCCCTCCGCACCACCGCCTCAGCACCTG TTTGAGAAATATGGCAAGATGGAGGGACTCTACAGAAACACT TTCTTCCCACAGTACCCTCCTCCCCCAGTGCCAGGCATCCAGCCCGTGCTTCCTCCCAATGGGCCCTTCAGCTCTCTGCAAGGAGCCTTCCAGCCTAAG GGAACAAGTCCTGAGATGACAGCTCGACTGGGGGTTGTGCCTCACCACCTGCAGCCCAAAGACCCCAGG AAACCAGGGAAGTGGTGTGCTATGCATGTACGTGTGGCGTGGATGATTCTGAGACATCAGAAGAAAGTGAAG CTGATGCAGGCTGATCCGCACAAGCTGGACTTCCGTAACGAGATGTTGGCTCGTCTTCCGGGCTCCGGGGGCCTGGGCACACTAGGGCCCCTTGGTGGTGGCCTCCCCTCTGCCCACGATCTTAACCGACCTGCCAGCCTCTTTACAGCCACTG ATCCGTACGGCCGCTCACCTCCGTTCACCCCTCTTGGAGCCCTGGGCTCTGGTGCCTTTGGGGGACTTGGCAGCCCTACGCTGG CTAACAGCTCGGTGTTTGGCCACAAGGAGCCTCCTGCCGTCGGGGGCTTACCCAACCCTCATGACCCCTGGAACCGACTGCACGGTGGGCCTCCCCCCTTGGCTGGCCCCAGTTGGGCCAAGGGGGCTGAGAAGAGGGATGAGCGGGACACAGGGAAGGACATTATTCACATCAAAGATGAGAAAGACAG agaCAATATGCTATATGGTCGTCAACCTGTGCGGATGTCTCCAGTGGCCACGGCCCACAGTCTCCAGCAGCACCGCGGCAGCACCCCCGTCTCCCACATCAACGGGCACGGGGGCCCTCTGGGAGGCCCCAGCAGTCTCACTGAGGATCTGACACGCAGAGATGGAGACAAAAGACTGCTCCTCTCGGTCTCCTCCAGGCCACCTCCTCTAGGCCCTTCATCCTCAGCAGCtgcaacagacagagacagacctcgctcctcctcttcctctgtgctGACGACTCCACCGCCCTCTGGACTCGGCGCCCCCTCCCCCTTGGATCTGTACCCCCGTAAGCAGCCCGCAGTGCTCCACAGCCTACACAGCGAACCCTCTCACTcatcacagagagagggaggcccCCCTGCCTCATCCTGTTCCTCAGCCACGGTCACCTCTCTGTCCCAGGGCAAGAAGCCTGACCGAACCAACACCCCggtgcccaagcctcccccagtCAAGGTcaaggaggaaaggaaggaggaacCAGAGCTCGTGCCAATCTCCTTGCCTCCGCCTCTGCCCCCCAACTACGACAGGCCCAACAGCCGCCCTCACCACCGCTCCgccaccccctcttctctctctctgacttccaCGTCCGGGGTGTCTTTACCTCCTCCCACCCCGCACAACCCTCACCATCATCTCTCCCTCCTGGAGCGCTCTCGAGCGCAAGCTGCCATTGAGGCCTACCTGGGGAGCACACAAGGGGGTGGGGGGATAGTAGTGGGTCCAGGGGGGGAGAGGTTCTCCACCCACCCCCATGGCCCACCCCAGGGGCACGGCCAGCACCCCCACAGCTTCCAATGGGACCCATGGAGGGAGCTGGCTgcccaacaacagcagcagcagcaacgccGAGAGGCCATGGCCCTGCGTTCGGACCCCCACCTGGCGCTGCGCTCTGACCCCCACCTGGCCCGGCTGCTCCAGGCCCAGCATGCCCAGCGCTTCCTGGAGGCCGAGAGGGCGGCAGCCTTGGCAGCAGCTGTGGCTGCCAACAGCCCTCACCACCACcctcctacctctacctcctcgGTCCGCCAGGAGTTTGGCCTGATGGCCCACCACTTTGACCGCCCTCCTCAGCTGGGGCCCCCAGGTGGCGGCCTCATGGATGAGCAGCAGCGCGCCCAGATCCTAAGGGAAGACTTTGAAAGGGCACGCTACTTCGGGATGCACGCTCACCCGCACCTCTCGGGCTCCCACCACCCACCGGGTTCTCACGCAGCCCACCTGGAGCAGCTGCACGCCGGGATGCTCTCCCACTCACATCTCCATCAGCCTGGAGCCTCCAACTCTTCGCCCCACCACCCCGGCCTCTACACCCGCCTGGGGCCTCTCCACACTCACCACGTGCCCAATGGCATCCTTGCCAAGACCCCTGCTGGCCTGGTGGGGGCACTGTCTGTAGGCGCCCCCCCTCCACTCATTCCATCTGTGACAAGCAGGTCTTCCACCCCGACCCGTAGACTGGGTGGGCCGGGGGACTTGGCACTGTACAGCTCTCACAAAGAAGGCGAGTCCAGATAG
- the LOC118357662 gene encoding autism susceptibility gene 2 protein homolog isoform X4 produces MEGPSQSSGFRQSRRSRSQRDRERRRRRVDLAEQRATSPSSGSEKELCGPGSVLGPGGRECRPGFTGPRHRPPRRRKRKSVYCEEDIIDGFSIASFNSFEALEMDCSMKPTQRAAMLMGRGSKRKRGPEENGKRPLSEPEEGALPSFSRSCWKRRKIEGGGILFLETGYVCDTESESADKASDSDMGPIFIVSTRKVLEAIPVSMASMGKGCPTLPLAGRCGLSRLAVTPRVSGLERSQERSLEPPYPEPLSTSPSFSCLPSLSPAMVARPGQLNGSSDGLRHTAHHNPSQPHSKHKSFLTFPGRHPSIYSMGINNRNGTSVKPPSSSAASSSLSIRPPTPSSSMSMSLIRGPGSLASLRPPSRAGSGAMFTPSPGLPPPPPLLTSHSGADQDLLRQDLLRQGLNSHFLASQDREGRRSVPGAELNGGGPGLSTPGGPSGASPSSGSSGRSSQAQPGIQPLAFQFHQHNHQHQHTHTHQHFTPFLHPTPSAPPPQHLFEKYGKMEGLYRNTYPPPPVPGIQPVLPPNGPFSSLQGAFQPKGTSPEMTARLGVVPHHLQPKDPRLTDPFGTSLKVSNKPGKWCAMHVRVAWMILRHQKKVKLMQADPHKLDFRNEMLARLPGSGGLGTLGPLGGGLPSAHDLNRPASLFTATDPYGRSPPFTPLGALGSGAFGGLGSPTLANSSVFGHKEPPAVGGLPNPHDPWNRLHGGPPPLAGPSWAKGAEKRDERDTGKDIIHIKDEKDRDNMLYGRQPVRMSPVATAHSLQQHRGSTPVSHINGHGGPLGGPSSLTEDLTRRDGDKRLLLSVSSRPPPLGPSSSAAATDRDRPRSSSSSVLTTPPPSGLGAPSPLDLYPRKQPAVLHSLHSEPSHSSQREGGPPASSCSSATVTSLSQGKKPDRTNTPVPKPPPVKVKEERKEEPELVPISLPPPLPPNYDRPNSRPHHRSATPSSLSLTSTSGVSLPPPTPHNPHHHLSLLERSRAQAAIEAYLGSTQGGGGIVVGPGGERFSTHPHGPPQGHGQHPHSFQWDPWRELAAQQQQQQQRREAMALRSDPHLALRSDPHLARLLQAQHAQRFLEAERAAALAAAVAANSPHHHPPTSTSSVRQEFGLMAHHFDRPPQLGPPGGGLMDEQQRAQILREDFERARYFGMHAHPHLSGSHHPPGSHAAHLEQLHAGMLSHSHLHQPGASNSSPHHPGLYTRLGPLHTHHVPNGILAKTPAGLVGALSVGAPPPLIPSVTSRSSTPTRRLGGPGDLALYSSHKEGESR; encoded by the exons ATGGAAGGTCCGAGTCAAAGCAGTGGGTTCAGACAGAGCCGACGCTCCCGTTCTCAACGAGACAGAGAGCGGCGCAGGAGAAGAGTAGACCTTGCTGAGCAGCGGGCCACATCGCCCTCCTCGGGCTCGGAAAAGGAGCTTTGCGGGCCAGGATCTGTACTCGGTCCTGGAGGTAGAGAATGTCGACCCGGGTTCACCGGCCCCAGACACAGGCCTCCTCGACGGAGGAAGCGCAAGTCGGTGTACTGTGAGGAGGACATCATCGATGGCTTCTCAATTGCCAGCTTCAACAGCTTTGAGGCCCTGGAG ATGGACTGCTCCATGAAGCCTACCCAGCGTGCCGCCATGCTCATGGGAAGGGGGAGCAAGAGGAAGAGGGGCCCGGAGGAGAATGGTAAAAGGCCCCTCTCAGAGCCCGAGGAAGGGGCCCTACCTAGCTTCTCCCGCAGCTGTTGGAAGAGGAGAAAGATTGAG GGTGGGGGCATCCTCTTCTTGGAGACTGGCTACGTC TGTGACACAGAGAGCGAGTCAGCAGATAAG GCCTCCGACAGTGACATGGGGCCAATATTCATTGTCAGCACAAGGAAAG TTTTGGAAGCTATCCCTGTGAGCATGGCCTCTATGGGCAAAGGCTGCCCTACACTTCCGCTGGCAGGCCGCTGTGGCCTCTCCCGGCTGGCGGTCACCCCGCGTGTCTCTGGTCTGGAGCGCAGCCAGGAGAGGAGTCTGGAGCCGCCTTACCCTGAGCCCCTGTCTACctcaccctccttctcctgcCTGCCGTCCCTCTCCCCGGCCATGGTCGCACGGCCCGGACAGCTCAACGGCAGCAGCGATGGCCTTCGCCACACCGCCCACCACAACCCCAGCCAGCCGCACTCCAAACACAAGTCCTTCCTCACCTTCCCCGGGcgacatccatccatctacagcaTGGGCATCAACAACAG GAACGGTACATCAGTCAAGCCCCCATCCTCTTCTGCTGCTTCTTCCTCGTTGTCTATACGACCCCCAACTCCCTCTTCCAGTATGTCGATGTCCCTAATTAGAGGTCCAGGGTCATTAGCATCTCTGCGCCCCCCTTCACGTGCTGGCTCTGGTGCCATGTTCACCCCCTCCCCTGggcttcctcctccacctcctctcctcacttcccaCTCAGGAGCAG ACCAGGACCTGCTGCGCCAGGACCTGCTGCGCCAGGGCCTGAACTCTCACTTCCTGGCCTCGCAGGATCGCGAGGGCCGCCGCAGCGTACCTGGGGCTGAGCTCAACGGTGGCGGGCCAGGCCTCTCTACTCCCGGTGGTCCATCGGGAGCCAGCCCCAGCTCGGGCTCCTCAGGCCGCTCCTCCCAGGCCCAGCCCGGAATTCAGCCCCTGGCCTTCCAGTTCCACCAGCACAACCACCAGCACCAGCATACACATACGCACCAACACTTCACCCCCTTCCTGCACCCCACTCCCTCCGCACCACCGCCTCAGCACCTG TTTGAGAAATATGGCAAGATGGAGGGACTCTACAGAAACACT TACCCTCCTCCCCCAGTGCCAGGCATCCAGCCCGTGCTTCCTCCCAATGGGCCCTTCAGCTCTCTGCAAGGAGCCTTCCAGCCTAAG GGAACAAGTCCTGAGATGACAGCTCGACTGGGGGTTGTGCCTCACCACCTGCAGCCCAAAGACCCCAGG CTAACTGATCCATTTGGGACATCGTTGAAAGTCAGTAAT AAACCAGGGAAGTGGTGTGCTATGCATGTACGTGTGGCGTGGATGATTCTGAGACATCAGAAGAAAGTGAAG CTGATGCAGGCTGATCCGCACAAGCTGGACTTCCGTAACGAGATGTTGGCTCGTCTTCCGGGCTCCGGGGGCCTGGGCACACTAGGGCCCCTTGGTGGTGGCCTCCCCTCTGCCCACGATCTTAACCGACCTGCCAGCCTCTTTACAGCCACTG ATCCGTACGGCCGCTCACCTCCGTTCACCCCTCTTGGAGCCCTGGGCTCTGGTGCCTTTGGGGGACTTGGCAGCCCTACGCTGG CTAACAGCTCGGTGTTTGGCCACAAGGAGCCTCCTGCCGTCGGGGGCTTACCCAACCCTCATGACCCCTGGAACCGACTGCACGGTGGGCCTCCCCCCTTGGCTGGCCCCAGTTGGGCCAAGGGGGCTGAGAAGAGGGATGAGCGGGACACAGGGAAGGACATTATTCACATCAAAGATGAGAAAGACAG agaCAATATGCTATATGGTCGTCAACCTGTGCGGATGTCTCCAGTGGCCACGGCCCACAGTCTCCAGCAGCACCGCGGCAGCACCCCCGTCTCCCACATCAACGGGCACGGGGGCCCTCTGGGAGGCCCCAGCAGTCTCACTGAGGATCTGACACGCAGAGATGGAGACAAAAGACTGCTCCTCTCGGTCTCCTCCAGGCCACCTCCTCTAGGCCCTTCATCCTCAGCAGCtgcaacagacagagacagacctcgctcctcctcttcctctgtgctGACGACTCCACCGCCCTCTGGACTCGGCGCCCCCTCCCCCTTGGATCTGTACCCCCGTAAGCAGCCCGCAGTGCTCCACAGCCTACACAGCGAACCCTCTCACTcatcacagagagagggaggcccCCCTGCCTCATCCTGTTCCTCAGCCACGGTCACCTCTCTGTCCCAGGGCAAGAAGCCTGACCGAACCAACACCCCggtgcccaagcctcccccagtCAAGGTcaaggaggaaaggaaggaggaacCAGAGCTCGTGCCAATCTCCTTGCCTCCGCCTCTGCCCCCCAACTACGACAGGCCCAACAGCCGCCCTCACCACCGCTCCgccaccccctcttctctctctctgacttccaCGTCCGGGGTGTCTTTACCTCCTCCCACCCCGCACAACCCTCACCATCATCTCTCCCTCCTGGAGCGCTCTCGAGCGCAAGCTGCCATTGAGGCCTACCTGGGGAGCACACAAGGGGGTGGGGGGATAGTAGTGGGTCCAGGGGGGGAGAGGTTCTCCACCCACCCCCATGGCCCACCCCAGGGGCACGGCCAGCACCCCCACAGCTTCCAATGGGACCCATGGAGGGAGCTGGCTgcccaacaacagcagcagcagcaacgccGAGAGGCCATGGCCCTGCGTTCGGACCCCCACCTGGCGCTGCGCTCTGACCCCCACCTGGCCCGGCTGCTCCAGGCCCAGCATGCCCAGCGCTTCCTGGAGGCCGAGAGGGCGGCAGCCTTGGCAGCAGCTGTGGCTGCCAACAGCCCTCACCACCACcctcctacctctacctcctcgGTCCGCCAGGAGTTTGGCCTGATGGCCCACCACTTTGACCGCCCTCCTCAGCTGGGGCCCCCAGGTGGCGGCCTCATGGATGAGCAGCAGCGCGCCCAGATCCTAAGGGAAGACTTTGAAAGGGCACGCTACTTCGGGATGCACGCTCACCCGCACCTCTCGGGCTCCCACCACCCACCGGGTTCTCACGCAGCCCACCTGGAGCAGCTGCACGCCGGGATGCTCTCCCACTCACATCTCCATCAGCCTGGAGCCTCCAACTCTTCGCCCCACCACCCCGGCCTCTACACCCGCCTGGGGCCTCTCCACACTCACCACGTGCCCAATGGCATCCTTGCCAAGACCCCTGCTGGCCTGGTGGGGGCACTGTCTGTAGGCGCCCCCCCTCCACTCATTCCATCTGTGACAAGCAGGTCTTCCACCCCGACCCGTAGACTGGGTGGGCCGGGGGACTTGGCACTGTACAGCTCTCACAAAGAAGGCGAGTCCAGATAG